The Vampirovibrio chlorellavorus nucleotide sequence AGTGGGATGGGCCAGCCCTTTTTCATCATCTGGGCTTCCAGTTCATCCATAATTTTCATGGCGTCGCTGCGTTCAATCATCAGGTTCCTGCCTTTTCAGCAGCCTGAGACTGAGACCTATAATACTCACGAACCTGCTCGGGCACCAGTCCTTCAATGCTACCGCCCAAGCGGGCCACTTCATTGGTCATGCTGGAGGATAAAAACTGATATTCCAGCCCGGCCATCATAAACAGGGTTTCTACGTTGGGGCACAGTCGCTTGTTCATTTGGGACATGGCAAATTCGAACTCAAAGTCTGATACGGCCCGAAGCCCACGAATTATGATTTTGGCTTGATGGGCTTTGGCTAAATCCACGGTCAGTCCTTCAAACGATTCCACCTGAATGTTGGGTAAGTGCTTCAGGCTTTGTTCCACCAGGCTGACCCGAGTGCTGAGTTCGATGTTGGCGCGCTTTTGCGGGTTCTTCACCACGGCCATAATGACGCGCTCAAACATCTGGCTGGCCCGAGTGACAATATCCACGTGGCCAAGCGTGATGGGGTCAAAGCTGCCTGGGTAAACCGCTATGGTCACTGCCTCGTAACTCTCCTGGAAAAGCCTTACCCTTTACTTGTAAAGGTGTTGGGCTAACTGTAGACAAGAATCAGTTTACTATATGGAAAAGTTAATAAACAACGAGTTGACTATATTTGTAAGAAAAGTTTACGACTGATCACGCAAAGCAAAAGGCCTGAGAGGC carries:
- the coaD gene encoding pantetheine-phosphate adenylyltransferase → MTIAVYPGSFDPITLGHVDIVTRASQMFERVIMAVVKNPQKRANIELSTRVSLVEQSLKHLPNIQVESFEGLTVDLAKAHQAKIIIRGLRAVSDFEFEFAMSQMNKRLCPNVETLFMMAGLEYQFLSSSMTNEVARLGGSIEGLVPEQVREYYRSQSQAAEKAGT